TGGCCATCTCCTCGCTGCGCCTGGTCAACCTGTGGGACCTGCTGTCGGCCCAGTTGCGGCGTGAGATCATTCCGCAGAGTGTGCTGTTCCGCGGCATGCGCTCCTGGCAGATCCGCCGTTTCATCCTCACCAGCACGCTGGGAGAGTACGGGCCGGGCGAGGTGATCTTCGAGCCGGGGGACGAATCGGATGCCATGTTCCTGGTGATGCGCGGCACGGTGGAGGTGACGGTGCCTGGCAGAGGCGGTGAAAGGGCTGATCTGGTGGTCAGTCGTTTCGGCGTGGGGGAGCTGTTTGGTGATGTGGCGGTACTGGCCCGTGAACGCCGCAAGACGCGAGCGCGTGCGATCGAACCGACGACCTTGCTGCTGCTGGGGCGCGACAGCCTCTACAATGCCGTGCAATACCACCCCCTTTTGGCGAGTCGTCTGTTCTACAATCTGGCGGTCGACGTGAGCTGTCGCTGGATCCGTTTCATCGGCAGCATCCAGTCGCCGGCGGATCGCCTGCGGGGGCGCGGATCGGGCAAGGGAGCCGAGGACGGCCACTGCGGGCCGGATCGCTGAGGAGTCGTCACGATGCGAAGGAGAATCCGCGAGCGGGCCGCGCTCGCACTGATGGCCTTGTTGCCACTGGTCGCCACCCTGGCCCGGTCGGCACCGTCTCCCGTGTTCAGCGCCCCCTACAGCGGTGAGCGGGTGACCGAGTACGAGGTGGAGCTGGCGACCGGCCCCCATACCCGGCGCAGTTTTCGTATTCCCGCCGAGTGCCCGGCCGCCCATCAGGCCTTTCGCGCCGGGGCGCAACAATGGTGCAATCGTGTGGAGCGCCGGCTCTGGGCCAAGGTGATGCAGGATTGTTACTATGCCGCCTTTCTGGCTCGGGCCCGCCCCGGTGCGCAACACGATTTCGTGACCGGTTATGATTTCATGAACGCGCGCCTGGCCGACCTGCCGTTGCGTCGCGATTGCGGGCAGGACAACGGATGCGAACCGTTGCCACCGGGAGTGATCGACCTGGGACAGATCCTGGCCCGGGTGACCACGCGGGAGGAGGGCGAACACGCCACGCCCGAGGCCTGCCGGGTCGAACACGGGCGTTTTCGGGGCTGGGTGCGATTCGACCCGAAGAAAGGCATGGTCTGCTGGTCCGATCCGCGAGCCAATGGCTTGCATCATCGCCGTGGACCATGCCGACGTGAATGGAGACGGTTACCTGGATGCGGTTCTGCGATTGATCCCGCTCGGACGGGACTATCGCCGTACTCCGTTGATCCTGCCGTTGACGCGCAAGCAGTCGGAAGGCCCCTTCAGCCTGCCGGACCGGCTGGTGGTGCCGTGAGCACATTCGAGGCACCAGGGGTGTCGGGAGGTTTCCGAAACATGTGGGTTCTTGCCGTCAGTCTGTTGGCCTACCTGTTCGGCCTGGGGGTGCTGGTGCTCTTCGTGTTGTTCGTCGCTCCCTGGCCGGTACTGCCGTGGCACGTGGACTCCGGGGGAGCCGGGTTACCGTTGTGGCTGGCGGCCGGTGTCGACATCGGGCTGCTGGCGCTTTTCGGTCTGCAACATTCCGTGATGGCGAGACCCCGTTTCCGGCGGCTGGTGCCGCCAGCGCTCACGCGCGCCGTCTATGTATTGGCCTCGGGCGTGGCGCTGGGGCTGATGATCGCTTGCTGGCAGCCGTTGCCCGGCGAGCCCTGGCAGGTCGAACAGCCGTTCGCACGGGGCTTGCTGTTGGCGGCGTTCGTTGGTGGCTGGGCGCTGTCGGTCTATGCCACCTTCGTCATCGATCACTTCGAACTGTTCGGTCTGCGCCAGGCCTGGCAGCACCTGCGGGGGGTGACCGCGCCGGCGCCCGCCTTTCGCGAGGTGTCGCTTTACCGCTGGGTGCGTCATCCCATGCAGCTCGGCGTGTTGATCGGACTGTGGGCCACGCCGCAGATGTCGACCGGCCACCTGCTGCTGGCGCTGGGCATGACCGCCTATGTGCTGATCGGCCTGTGGTTCGAGGAGCGCGACCTGCTGGTCGAGCTGGGTCCGGCCTATGCCGAGTACCGCCAACGGGTGCCGCGGTTGATTCCCCTGCGTCTGCCGCGCTGACAAGCCCAGGCGCGCGCGCTAAAGTGCCCTGGCGCATCTGCAAGAGGTACCTGTGATGACTGACACGTCTTCCAAGCGCCCGGTCCGCCTGGCGATCCTGACCATTTCCGATACCCGTACCCCCGAGAACGACACCTCCGGTAACGCGCTCGAACGCATGGCCACCGAAGACGGTCACGAAGTGGTCGAGCGCCTGATCGTGCCCGACGACATCTACCGCATCCGCTACGAGGTCTCGCGCTGGATCATCGACCCGAAGGTCGAGGCGGTGATCACCACCGGCGGCACCGGGCTCACCGGTCGCGACGGCACCCCTGAGGCAGTGGCCCCGCTGCTCGACCGGACCATCGAGGGCTTCGGTGAGCTGTTCCGCTGGCTTTCCTACCAGAAGATCAAGACCTCGACCATTGCCTCGCGCGCCATCGGCGGGGTGGCCAATGGCACCTTCATCTTCTGTCTGCCGGGTTCGACCGGTGCCTGCAAGGACGCCTGGAACGGCATCCTGCGCGACCAGCTCGACCTCTCGCACCGGCCCTGCAACCTGGTCGAGCTGATGCCGAGGCTGACCGAGTCATGAGTGCCAGTGGCAGTGCCGCGGACTGTTTCTCTGCCGACGGCATGCTGAGTGCCGACGAGGCGCGACGCATCCTGATCGAGTCGGCGGTGCCGCTGACCGAGACCGAGCGGGTGCCGTTGGTCACCGCCCTCGGTCGCGTGCTGGCCGCGGATGTCACCTCACCGCTGGACGTGCCCGGGCACGACAACAGCGCGATGGACGGCTACGCCATCCACGCCGCCGACACCGCGACCGGCAGTGCCGAGCTGTCGGTGGCCCAGCGTATTCCCGCTGGCACGGTCGGCACATCGCTCGAACCCGGCACCGCGGCGCGCATCTTCACCGGTGCGCCCATGCCCGAGGGCGCCAACGCCGTGGTGATGCAGGAAGAGGTCGTGGTCGAAGGCGAGCGCATTCGCATCGGGCGCCGTATCGCCCCCGGCGAGAATGTACGCCCACGCGCCAACGACGTGGCCAGCGGCGACGTGGTGCTGCATGCCGGCGAGTGCCTGCGGCCGCAGGCGGTGGGGCTGCTCGCCTCGCTGGGCGTGGCCGAGGTCGAAGTGGTGCGTCGCCTGCGCGTGGCCCTGCTGAACACCGGTGACGAGATCGTCGAGCCGGGTACCCCGCTGGGGCCAGGACAGATCTACAACTCCAACCGCTACACGCTCACCGCCTGCCTGCAACAGGCCGGTTGTGAAGTGGTCGATCTGGGCCAGGTCGAGGACACCCTGGAGGCCACCCGCGCGGCGCTGCGCGAGGCAGCCGGACGGGCCGATCTGATCATCACCAGCGGTGGCGTCTCGGTGGGCGAGAAAGACCACATCCGCGCCGCGGTCGAGGCCGAGGGCGAGATATCCCTGTGGCGTGTGCGCACCAAGCCGGGCAAGCCGCTGGCCTTCGGGCGGGTGGGCGAGACCCCCTTCATCGGCCTGCCGGGCAACCCGGTCTCGGTGTTCGTCACCCTGTGCCTGTTCGGCCTGCCCTACATCCGCGCCGCACAAGGTCGTCGTGATCCCTTTCCGGCGCCCCTCCTCGCCTGTCTGCCGCACGCGGTCGAACGTCCGCTCAAGCGCCGCGAGTTCGTGCGCGTACGCCTCGAGCACCGCGCCGGGGCGTTGCCGCTGGCGCAGTGGTTCCCGCGCCAGGGCTCGGATGTGCTCACCAGCACCGTCTGGGCCGACGGCCTGCTCGAGATCACCGAAGACAGCGTGCTGCCCGAGGGCGCGCCGCTCAACTACTGGTCATTCGAACAGCTGTTGTCATGATCCACGTACTCTATTTCGCCAGGCTGCGCGATCGCCTCGGGGTGGCCGAGGAGCAGCTCGAGACCTTTCCTCCCACCCTGGGTGAACTGCGTGAGCAGCTCGCCGCGCGCGGCGGCGACTGGGGCGAGGCCTTCTCTGCTCATGTGCTGATGGCGGTCAACCAGGAGATGGCCGGACCCGAGACCCCGCTGGCCGATGGCGACGAGGTCGGTTTCTTCCCTCCGGTGACCGGCGGATGAAGACCCGCATCGCTGTCCAGACCGAGCCGTTCGACCTGGCCGAGGAGACCGCGCGGCTGAGCGCGGGGGATGCCACCATCGGTGCGGTGGCCAGCTTCGTGGGACTGGTGCGCGGCCACAACCGTGTGGGCGAGGACGCCGCCGACATCACCACGCTCATCCTCGAGCACTACCCCGGCATGACCGAGAAGGCCCTGTCCCGCATCGTCGATGCCGCCGCCGAACGCTGGCCGCTGCAGGCGGTGACCGTGATCCACCGCGTCGGCGAGCTGCGCCTGGGCGAGCCCATCGTGCTGGTGCTCACCGCCAGCGCCCACCGCCAGGCGGCCTTCGAGTCCTGTCAGTTCATCATGGACATCCTCAAGACCGAGGCCCCCTTCTGGAAGAAGGAACGCCTGCCCGATGGGCGCGAACGCTGGGTGGATGCCCGCGAGAGCGACAGCGAGGCCGCCGCGCGCTGGTTGCGTGACTGAGGGCAGCGTGTCCACAAAAAACCCCGCCACGTGGGCGGGGAGAGTTTGCCACTCCTGCCGGGGGTCTCTGGTCAGTTGTTCAGCGGCTTGAGCTTGAGCTCGCTGTCGGTAGCCTTCAGGAAGCCGTATTTCGCGTAGATGGCCTGTGCTTCCGGGGTGCCGAGGTAGGCGGGGTAACGCTCGGCGTTGTGCGGGTTGCGGCCGGTGGCCAGGGTCCCGATGGCATAGCCCACCTTGTGTTGCATGTTGTAGGGTGCGGGGATGGACACGCCCTCCACCGGCCGGCCCTGGGCCTGCGCATGTTTCACCTCGGTGGTCCACACGATGCCCACGTCGGCCTCGCCCTTTTCGATCCGGTAGGGCGTTTCACGGTGATGGGGCGAGGTGAACCAGGTCTTGCCGGGGACGGCCCAGCAGCTCTTGCATTTTGCGCCGCCGGTGACCTTGTCGTACAGGCCCAGGTCCTTGAGCATCTGTGCGCCGTAGAACTTGAAGATGCCCTCGGTCAGCGGGTTGGGGTGGGATTGCACCAGGTCGTCGCGGCCCAGGTCTTCCGGCCCCTTGATGCCCTTGGGGTTGCCCTTGGCGACCATCAGTTCCAGCTTGTTGTGGGTGTAGATCATGTAGTCGTGCATGAGCCCCTTCTTTGCCAGTTTTTTCAGGTGGCCCAGGTTCACGCTGGCGAACAGGTCGGGATTCTGTGCGGTCTTCTGGCCATCGATGATGCCCTGCTTGAGGATCTGGCCCTTGAGGATCTGGCCCTTGAGGATCTGGCCGGGCGGGATGGTCTCGACGTAGATGGTCTTGATGTCGGGATTCTTCTTCTGGAAGTCGCGGATCAGCTCTTCCATGACCATGAACTGGTTGCCGGCGAGGTACATGACCAGGTCGGCGGTATAGGAATCACCGATCTTCCCGTAGGCAATGTGCCCGTCGGCATGGAAGGTGCGGTAGTCATGGCCGAGGCCCGCAGCGTCCTTGCCCTTGGCCGCCATCACGGGGGTGCCCAGGAGCAGCGTCGTGGCCGCGAGCAGTGCGGGCAGCTTGCCCAGCAGTCTGGAT
The sequence above is a segment of the endosymbiont of unidentified scaly snail isolate Monju genome. Coding sequences within it:
- a CDS encoding methyltransferase family protein, with the protein product MRRRIRERAALALMALLPLVATLARSAPSPVFSAPYSGERVTEYEVELATGPHTRRSFRIPAECPAAHQAFRAGAQQWCNRVERRLWAKVMQDCYYAAFLARARPGAQHDFVTGYDFMNARLADLPLRRDCGQDNGCEPLPPGVIDLGQILARVTTREEGEHATPEACRVEHGRFRGWVRFDPKKGMVCWSDPRANGLHHRRGPCRREWRRLPGCGSAIDPARTGLSPYSVDPAVDAQAVGRPLQPAGPAGGAVSTFEAPGVSGGFRNMWVLAVSLLAYLFGLGVLVLFVLFVAPWPVLPWHVDSGGAGLPLWLAAGVDIGLLALFGLQHSVMARPRFRRLVPPALTRAVYVLASGVALGLMIACWQPLPGEPWQVEQPFARGLLLAAFVGGWALSVYATFVIDHFELFGLRQAWQHLRGVTAPAPAFREVSLYRWVRHPMQLGVLIGLWATPQMSTGHLLLALGMTAYVLIGLWFEERDLLVELGPAYAEYRQRVPRLIPLRLPR
- the moaB gene encoding molybdenum cofactor biosynthesis protein B, with translation MTDTSSKRPVRLAILTISDTRTPENDTSGNALERMATEDGHEVVERLIVPDDIYRIRYEVSRWIIDPKVEAVITTGGTGLTGRDGTPEAVAPLLDRTIEGFGELFRWLSYQKIKTSTIASRAIGGVANGTFIFCLPGSTGACKDAWNGILRDQLDLSHRPCNLVELMPRLTES
- a CDS encoding molybdopterin molybdotransferase MoeA, whose translation is MSASGSAADCFSADGMLSADEARRILIESAVPLTETERVPLVTALGRVLAADVTSPLDVPGHDNSAMDGYAIHAADTATGSAELSVAQRIPAGTVGTSLEPGTAARIFTGAPMPEGANAVVMQEEVVVEGERIRIGRRIAPGENVRPRANDVASGDVVLHAGECLRPQAVGLLASLGVAEVEVVRRLRVALLNTGDEIVEPGTPLGPGQIYNSNRYTLTACLQQAGCEVVDLGQVEDTLEATRAALREAAGRADLIITSGGVSVGEKDHIRAAVEAEGEISLWRVRTKPGKPLAFGRVGETPFIGLPGNPVSVFVTLCLFGLPYIRAAQGRRDPFPAPLLACLPHAVERPLKRREFVRVRLEHRAGALPLAQWFPRQGSDVLTSTVWADGLLEITEDSVLPEGAPLNYWSFEQLLS
- the moaD gene encoding molybdopterin converting factor subunit 1 → MIHVLYFARLRDRLGVAEEQLETFPPTLGELREQLAARGGDWGEAFSAHVLMAVNQEMAGPETPLADGDEVGFFPPVTGG
- the moaE gene encoding molybdopterin synthase catalytic subunit MoaE, whose product is MKTRIAVQTEPFDLAEETARLSAGDATIGAVASFVGLVRGHNRVGEDAADITTLILEHYPGMTEKALSRIVDAAAERWPLQAVTVIHRVGELRLGEPIVLVLTASAHRQAAFESCQFIMDILKTEAPFWKKERLPDGRERWVDARESDSEAAARWLRD
- a CDS encoding molybdate ABC transporter substrate-binding protein — encoded protein: MKPSRLLGKLPALLAATTLLLGTPVMAAKGKDAAGLGHDYRTFHADGHIAYGKIGDSYTADLVMYLAGNQFMVMEELIRDFQKKNPDIKTIYVETIPPGQILKGQILKGQILKQGIIDGQKTAQNPDLFASVNLGHLKKLAKKGLMHDYMIYTHNKLELMVAKGNPKGIKGPEDLGRDDLVQSHPNPLTEGIFKFYGAQMLKDLGLYDKVTGGAKCKSCWAVPGKTWFTSPHHRETPYRIEKGEADVGIVWTTEVKHAQAQGRPVEGVSIPAPYNMQHKVGYAIGTLATGRNPHNAERYPAYLGTPEAQAIYAKYGFLKATDSELKLKPLNN